One Gimesia aquarii DNA segment encodes these proteins:
- a CDS encoding DUF1559 domain-containing protein, whose amino-acid sequence MSSLFKLRRGFTLIELLVVIAIIAILIALLLPAVQQAREAARRSQCKNNLKQIGLALHNYHGTFSMLPISNPRCPNVGAPVGSKRYGWIPMILPYMDQANIYNAFDFDRASWQGSNFQHLQKPYPAFLCPSDPLANEIRDEEFFAAPTWVVAQTDYAAVIGDYVNSTGVGATPAYGNVGCLQPVRGMIGRWAWSARIRDVTDGLSNTFAIGECIGAMCITQNWGVQSFGTTAHPINFMNEDLQSNLPSQSNARWDESIGFRSFHVGGTHFLMGDGAVRFVSENIDGATYRGLASRAGGEVLGEY is encoded by the coding sequence ATGTCTTCATTATTTAAGTTGCGTCGAGGTTTTACGCTCATCGAATTATTAGTTGTGATTGCGATCATTGCTATCTTGATCGCGTTACTGTTGCCGGCAGTGCAGCAGGCAAGGGAAGCAGCACGCCGTTCTCAGTGCAAAAACAATCTAAAACAGATCGGTCTGGCACTTCATAATTATCATGGTACGTTCTCTATGCTGCCAATTTCCAATCCGCGTTGTCCCAATGTGGGAGCACCTGTGGGCAGCAAACGCTATGGATGGATTCCAATGATCTTGCCTTATATGGATCAGGCGAATATTTACAACGCCTTTGATTTCGATCGCGCTTCATGGCAGGGAAGTAATTTTCAGCATCTTCAGAAACCTTACCCCGCATTTCTTTGTCCCTCAGACCCGCTTGCAAACGAAATCCGTGATGAAGAGTTTTTTGCAGCACCAACCTGGGTTGTTGCGCAGACTGACTATGCGGCTGTGATCGGAGATTATGTAAACAGTACAGGAGTCGGCGCGACTCCCGCCTATGGAAACGTAGGCTGTCTACAACCCGTGCGCGGCATGATCGGTCGCTGGGCATGGAGTGCGCGCATCAGAGATGTCACTGATGGTCTTTCCAATACTTTTGCAATCGGTGAATGTATCGGCGCGATGTGTATTACCCAAAACTGGGGAGTGCAGAGTTTCGGAACCACGGCTCATCCGATTAACTTTATGAACGAAGATTTACAGAGTAATTTACCAAGCCAATCCAATGCCCGTTGGGATGAATCTATTGGTTTTCGGAGCTTCCACGTCGGAGGCACTCATTTTCTGATGGGTGATGGCGCCGTTCGTTTTGTCAGTGAAAATATCGATGGTGCCACATATCGTGGACTTGCTTCCCGTGCCGGTGGAGAAGTGCTCGGAGAATACTAA
- a CDS encoding bifunctional transcriptional activator/DNA repair enzyme AdaA — translation MNSTDTNMNDTATLPDRETMYDALSRRDTSFEGVFVAAIRTTGIFCRPSCTARKPKPENVEYFPDAKSAIASGYRACKICHPMIDLGATPEWLQPLLEEVEQDATIRLQAEDLRQRGLDPVRVRRWFQKLHGMTFTSYLRMRRINQAFGQIRHKTSVTDAAFQSGYESLSGFGDGFKKTIGSAPAKTNGQEVIAITRILTPLGPMLAGATEQGICLLEFADRPMLETQLNRLHKRMNAKTLPGDSPFFAQLDAELQAYFAGKRTEFDVPLLTPGTEFQQKVWAALQTIPFGATRSYAEQAKSIGQPAAVRAVARANGDNRISILIPCHRVIGADGKLTGYGGGLWRKKRLLEIESRELPLNTT, via the coding sequence ATGAATAGTACAGACACAAACATGAATGACACAGCCACACTTCCCGACCGGGAAACGATGTACGATGCGCTCAGTCGCAGAGATACCAGCTTCGAAGGTGTTTTCGTTGCGGCGATTCGTACAACGGGAATTTTTTGTCGACCCTCGTGTACGGCCCGCAAACCCAAACCGGAAAATGTCGAGTACTTTCCCGATGCGAAGTCGGCTATCGCCAGCGGCTATCGTGCCTGCAAGATCTGTCATCCCATGATCGATTTAGGCGCCACACCCGAATGGCTGCAACCTTTGTTGGAAGAAGTCGAACAGGATGCCACCATTCGCTTGCAGGCTGAAGATTTGAGGCAACGGGGACTTGATCCCGTACGTGTTCGTCGTTGGTTCCAGAAATTACATGGCATGACTTTCACATCCTACTTACGGATGCGACGGATCAACCAGGCCTTTGGCCAAATTCGCCACAAAACATCAGTCACAGATGCCGCCTTTCAGAGTGGTTATGAATCACTGAGTGGCTTCGGTGATGGCTTCAAGAAAACCATCGGCAGCGCGCCAGCAAAGACCAACGGGCAAGAGGTGATTGCCATCACCAGGATACTGACCCCACTCGGCCCGATGTTAGCGGGTGCGACGGAGCAGGGGATTTGCTTACTTGAATTCGCCGACCGTCCGATGCTGGAAACCCAGCTCAATCGTTTGCACAAACGCATGAATGCAAAAACGCTGCCAGGAGATAGTCCATTCTTTGCACAACTCGATGCGGAGTTACAGGCCTATTTTGCAGGGAAGCGAACCGAGTTTGATGTCCCGCTGCTTACACCCGGGACCGAGTTTCAACAAAAAGTCTGGGCCGCTTTGCAAACGATTCCGTTCGGAGCAACCCGTTCCTATGCCGAGCAGGCCAAGAGCATTGGCCAACCAGCGGCCGTACGTGCCGTCGCCCGCGCCAATGGTGATAACCGCATTTCAATTCTGATCCCTTGTCACCGCGTCATCGGCGCAGACGGAAAGCTGACAGGTTACGGCGGTGGGCTCTGGCGAAAGAAGCGACTATTGGAAATTGAAAGCCGTGAATTACCTCTGAATACAACATAA
- a CDS encoding sigma-70 family RNA polymerase sigma factor gives MSKNSSQLQPDEFVRLIMANEGRLFGLVRALLPGCEDVEDIVQEVVTLMWEKLDEFEKGTNFSAWACRIAHFKVLEYRRTKNRRSRCLNEQVVEQLVTDTGNLWYELEYRSQALDECIASLTKSDRELILLRFRSKGTLKETARQVGRSEVTVRLWIRRILKRLENCIQRRFEMGPSA, from the coding sequence TTGTCTAAAAACTCGTCTCAGCTCCAACCTGATGAATTCGTCCGGCTGATTATGGCCAATGAAGGGCGTTTGTTTGGGCTCGTGCGCGCGCTGTTACCTGGATGCGAAGATGTGGAAGACATTGTTCAGGAAGTCGTCACGTTGATGTGGGAGAAGCTAGACGAATTTGAGAAGGGAACGAACTTCTCTGCCTGGGCCTGTCGCATTGCGCATTTCAAAGTACTCGAATATCGACGAACGAAAAACAGGCGTTCGCGGTGTTTAAACGAACAAGTTGTTGAACAACTTGTTACGGATACCGGTAATTTATGGTATGAATTGGAATATCGTTCACAGGCATTGGATGAATGCATCGCGAGTCTGACAAAGTCTGATCGAGAATTGATTCTGCTACGGTTTCGATCCAAGGGAACACTCAAGGAAACGGCACGTCAGGTGGGCCGATCCGAGGTTACTGTCAGGCTATGGATTCGAAGAATTCTCAAGCGGCTCGAAAATTGTATTCAGCGTCGTTTTGAAATGGGGCCGTCAGCATGA
- a CDS encoding carboxypeptidase regulatory-like domain-containing protein, translating into MKRLFFCIFLLTMIGCGGGPDRSSTAPVSGTVTLDGEPLASGTITFETTGSRPASGVIKEGKILNVMTYEPNDGAPVGTHKVSISSTETAKSAVVANPGETTEFDPNYMGGGDSLIPEKYNNPSTSGLTAEIQSGTENVLQFNLEPKQKKK; encoded by the coding sequence GTGAAACGTTTATTTTTTTGTATATTCTTGCTCACCATGATCGGTTGCGGTGGAGGTCCTGATCGCTCATCAACGGCACCTGTCTCCGGAACGGTGACACTAGATGGCGAGCCACTTGCCTCTGGCACGATTACGTTTGAAACAACCGGTAGCCGCCCTGCTTCGGGAGTGATCAAAGAAGGGAAAATTCTGAATGTAATGACTTACGAACCCAATGACGGTGCTCCTGTAGGTACTCACAAAGTCTCCATCAGTTCTACAGAAACTGCAAAAAGTGCTGTCGTCGCGAATCCCGGTGAAACCACAGAGTTTGATCCCAACTACATGGGAGGGGGAGATTCACTGATCCCAGAAAAGTACAACAATCCCAGCACTTCCGGCCTGACTGCGGAGATTCAAAGTGGAACGGAAAACGTACTGCAGTTCAATTTGGAACCAAAGCAAAAAAAGAAATAA
- a CDS encoding DUF1572 family protein encodes MDTTGQFMSSIINVFETHKRMTERAVEQVPDEKLHTALDEHTNSIAVIMKHVAGNLISRWTDFLTTDGEKSWRNRDDEFVDSFKSRAEIMEYWERGWSCVLEALKSLTAEDLEKTVSIRGEAHTVPLAIERSLGHTCYHVGQIVQVARIQAGDDWHTLTIPRGESEQFNKANWGEDGKSHS; translated from the coding sequence ATGGATACCACAGGCCAATTTATGTCATCGATAATCAACGTATTCGAAACCCACAAACGAATGACGGAGCGAGCCGTTGAACAAGTTCCCGATGAGAAACTCCACACCGCCCTTGATGAGCACACGAATTCTATTGCCGTGATTATGAAACACGTTGCAGGAAATCTGATCTCGCGCTGGACCGATTTCCTGACAACAGACGGCGAGAAGTCGTGGCGGAATCGAGACGATGAGTTTGTAGACTCGTTTAAGAGCCGCGCGGAAATCATGGAATACTGGGAACGTGGCTGGTCGTGTGTCTTGGAAGCTCTCAAGAGTTTGACGGCAGAAGATCTTGAAAAAACAGTCTCCATCCGCGGAGAAGCACACACCGTACCGCTGGCAATTGAGCGCTCACTCGGACACACCTGTTACCACGTAGGTCAAATCGTCCAGGTCGCCCGCATCCAAGCGGGGGATGACTGGCATACTCTAACCATCCCCAGAGGTGAATCAGAGCAATTCAACAAAGCGAACTGGGGAGAAGATGGGAAGTCGCATTCGTGA
- a CDS encoding FecR domain-containing protein, producing the protein MSIQNDWESNLQEWLAAIDDGTVTNEQVELLSKLLEKNADARKLYLEHMGLLGHLAVTAKRSELFEGSTSLLQTKGWDENQTPRFWQKVTGVTVVAAMLLMGVIIYQSLENSSANTGVATLKSQDGWWEHPGLGAELGETIQVDRWLHLEDGKAVLLFMNGVELTLRGDTTIKIVSPDVVRLFSGIASLKVPRQAIGFKVSTTAAEVVDFGTEFTVRVYDAEVVDIQVHQGLVEVKRSDEMGATERRMLKTKEAVRVDPLKEGYIEIEPVDLRDEPEQNQDSLKIAYRTRKNTKGTQAYHGKLGHDFVVNEPIEVTRLGVFDSGSDGLKQQLVCELWQRDDLGTPDDFKDDKGTKRLAVVAFAPGDDAELIDSNRFQPLKSPLRLEPGAYSIVAYGYGEKEPNGNDGVSGSRRHLKSRDDGGGLISFVGTSRFERGLSEVNSDQPQWLSDPENFPIKIDQIFVDRYSAGTFEYRRAR; encoded by the coding sequence ATGAGCATTCAGAATGACTGGGAATCGAATCTGCAGGAATGGCTCGCCGCCATTGATGATGGAACTGTTACGAACGAACAGGTCGAACTGCTCTCAAAACTCCTCGAAAAAAACGCAGACGCACGCAAACTTTACCTTGAACACATGGGATTGCTGGGGCATTTAGCTGTCACCGCAAAGCGTTCCGAGCTCTTTGAGGGTTCAACTTCGTTGCTTCAAACCAAAGGCTGGGACGAAAACCAGACACCGCGATTCTGGCAAAAGGTCACTGGTGTGACTGTTGTGGCAGCAATGCTTCTGATGGGCGTTATTATTTATCAGTCGCTTGAGAATAGTTCAGCTAACACAGGCGTGGCGACCCTGAAATCACAGGATGGTTGGTGGGAACATCCGGGGCTCGGAGCAGAGTTGGGTGAAACCATTCAGGTTGATCGCTGGTTGCATTTAGAAGATGGTAAAGCAGTACTGCTGTTTATGAATGGTGTTGAGTTGACATTGAGAGGGGATACTACAATCAAAATCGTTTCCCCGGATGTCGTGCGCTTGTTTTCCGGGATAGCGTCCTTAAAAGTACCCCGGCAGGCAATCGGATTTAAAGTGTCAACAACCGCCGCAGAGGTGGTTGACTTTGGAACCGAGTTTACAGTTCGTGTCTACGATGCGGAAGTCGTCGATATTCAGGTCCACCAGGGACTTGTCGAAGTGAAACGCTCTGACGAGATGGGAGCTACTGAGAGACGAATGTTAAAAACGAAAGAAGCCGTGCGCGTTGATCCTTTAAAAGAAGGCTACATCGAGATCGAACCGGTCGATTTGCGAGATGAGCCAGAGCAGAATCAAGATTCACTCAAGATTGCCTATCGAACACGAAAGAATACCAAAGGCACACAGGCATATCACGGTAAACTGGGCCACGATTTTGTGGTGAACGAGCCGATCGAAGTGACACGCTTGGGTGTTTTTGACAGCGGCTCTGATGGGTTGAAACAACAGCTCGTGTGTGAGCTTTGGCAGCGCGATGATCTGGGAACACCTGATGACTTTAAAGACGATAAAGGGACTAAGCGGCTGGCAGTGGTAGCCTTTGCGCCTGGTGATGATGCAGAACTGATTGACTCGAATCGATTTCAGCCTTTGAAATCTCCGTTGCGACTCGAACCCGGGGCTTACTCGATTGTGGCATATGGTTATGGAGAGAAAGAGCCAAACGGAAATGATGGAGTGAGTGGCTCTCGTCGGCACTTGAAGTCGCGCGACGATGGCGGCGGCCTGATTTCATTTGTCGGTACGAGCCGGTTTGAGCGAGGTTTGAGCGAGGTGAACTCAGATCAACCGCAGTGGTTATCTGATCCTGAGAACTTCCCGATAAAAATTGATCAAATATTCGTAGATCGATACTCGGCAGGCACGTTTGAGTATCGTCGCGCACGCTGA